Part of the Capsicum annuum cultivar UCD-10X-F1 chromosome 12, UCD10Xv1.1, whole genome shotgun sequence genome is shown below.
AAACTGCATACATGGCTTAGTTTCCCCAAAACATTCACATGAAAGTTAGAACTAATAGTTTGTACTTCCAAATACCACAAGATCATCACGCAAAAGaatgttgaagaagaaagaaagaaaaaaggaacttACCTTTGTTTGCTCAAGAAGACGAAGTTCAAAAGTAAAAGAATTTAATAAAGAGAATGCGTGTAAGTAACACCCAACTGAATTTCTGATAGATCTGACAACACATATAGCTTTGTTAGGTTTAGAGAAGCAAATCCATTTATTTGACAACAGTATCTTAGCATAACTATGTCTAGCCAACCACAACAATACAGACCTCTAGTAGTTGTGCCAAATTCCTGCCCAACAAAACGAAGGAGGTCACCACCTTTGCCCATGATTTCTGTTGGAAAAGGATCATAACCAACTCGTATGGTATATGCCTTAACCTGCAGGAAAAACATCAGTTTAAAATGCTCAATGTTTACGGTTCTAAGCATAAAATGCAATAAAATCTAACTAAAAGACCATGCAGTGAATTGGTTCCAATCAAGTAACGTAGATTTCGAGATACGTACATCAACGCTATTACTATTATTGCAGAGACTATGTCTGCTTAACATGAGCATCTACAGAAGAAACTAAATGTCGAAGAATACTAAAAAGATAGTCGGGCAGAATAATAACGACAGTAATCATATATTGaaattgtgaaataaaaaaatatgaaaacccAAAGACGATTAGGACAAAATTGATTAGATAAAAGTTGACCTGAATTGCACCGTGAAAATTGTGGAAAAGTGaatgaaaagttgaaagaacCCATCCAAGAAATACCTCGAACTTTGAAACAGTAAAGTAGCAGCAATTAGCAAGGACAATTATGAAGAGATTCTCCTGTTAgccaaaaaaattatcaattcttCCAAAATTTAGAACCGAAAGTATGAAACAACATTCATTCAGCCATGAATTAAGAAGTTAAAAGAGTGTGTAAGGAATTTTGGCAAAACTGAAGATTTTCAACAAGTAAAAAGAAGAGTGAGCAAGTTGTTGTTTGTTTGGAATGAGTAAGAGGAAGATAATGGTTCCATAGTGTTGAAGATAAATATTTGTTAGTGGTGGTAACACGTATCATCAATGAAGGAATTAATAGGGTTGAAATACAATTACCAAAATGCCCACAAAAGGTTACAATATGTCGAAAACACCCTTTGTCGTCCACCACAATCTccacttatatatagtagaaaTAGTAATATATAATAATGAGGAAATCTCAACTTCATTGAATACgcaatagaaatgaaataaaatagttattaaggaatatattttaatttattgataaagaatattatccatcatttaataaatgttaaattattaaagtttcttttcttttatggaacaaaacattcttcataatataattataataaattataatattacgATTAAACAATAAATCTAAAgtgaatataaaattgatcaaaataatcaattttttaatacTGCGTGAAGCGCGgctaatttactaaaataaagtaataatactccaaaaaagtaaaatagttgTAGAATTTTTagcaaattcataaaaaatttctttattattataatgttaattaattaaaaatatagaatCGAACGTAAATATAAAAATGGTTATAAGAGTTAAAAAACaacggaaaaggctcaaaaatacccctgaactatctgaaatagctcaaaaatgctccTCGTttgatttttggctaaaaaatagccctccgttaaatatttgactcaaaaatattcctccctctaacgaaattcggaaaaggatcaaaaatacccctgaactatctgaaatgactcaaaattacccctctgttaaatatttggctcaaaaataccccccttaacgaaattctaccaagcatgccacctaaataaaaaaaactacgtGACTATGTCACATTatcatccacatgtaaaatgttagtattttttaattatatgacattactttcttctttatttttatttttatttaaaaacgttAGTGAAACAGATAAAACTTacactattttttcatttttaatcaaagtagacaaacggtggttacataatatttttttttaaaaaaattattaaataacatCGCTATAATCAAATTCCtttgatcatctaaaaaataagtttttttctGTTAACaggtttaaaagtgtgaaacctaacaaaaaagtattattaaactgataaacccattaattattaggccattataaaagttaaaattaagatttactcgtaaaagtaacaaatttcaaactaaacttcaaattagttactcaaaagaTATGTTTGGCTTTGCTAGTTTTTACTCAAAATGCttatgttaaaatgatttaataaatacctcctctaatctaaaattaatgaatctttgaatgtGACACATATcttcaaaaaattaatgaatgacataattaaagaataatttattaatattaagtatcattttacttcttttcaaacttgttctaaaaataataaggTTATTCATtaaaactgaatttaaaaaaatgaattcatttcgaatgattaaacaagtgttaaaagaaatttatttattttgaaaaagaatttgcatatagtaaattcaactcaattattagtacatcatcatttgctagcttaaaagttaaaattctagtTCCTCCCACGAGTCAACATCAGATCAAGATTAAGCTTTCTCTCATCCCAAACgacaataacaagatgaaatttagaacttttaaaacactaatgaaaaggtgaagtttagaacttttaaaacattCATGAAGTAACTAGCAAAAgattggttttttggtttttttcgtTTTACTGTTtagcaaaaaaattaaaaaaattaaaaaaaagacaaaaatattatataattaaaaaatattaatactttaTATGTGTATagtaatgtggcatagtcacgtagttttttttatctaggtgacaTGTTTGGTGGAATTTTATTAAAAgaagaggtatttttgagccaaatatttaataaagggatatttttaagttatttcagatagtttaaggatatttttaatcttttgaatTTCATTAGAGAAAGatatttttaagttaaatatttaataaagggGTATTTAATCTTATAGTTACTACAAATTTTGAACCTTTTCCGAAAAAACAATATCCTTCTTCCCGTCCGTCGAAACCCTAGAATTGGTCCCCATTCAATTTCTGTATTTCCCTAATAATCTTGTTCCCTCACTTCCTTCACTATTCACTCTTCAATTGTTGTTCACAATGGCGTCGTCTAGAGAAGCCGACCCAAGTCTTGGCTACCTAACCCGCAAAGAAACAGAAGTAAAACTCCCTAGACCAACTCGAGTGAAGAACAAAACCCCCGCTCCAATCCAAATCACCGCTGAGCAAATCCTACGCGAAGCGCGCGAACGTCAGGAAGCTGAAATCCGTCCCCCGAAACAGAAAATAACCGATCCAACAGAGTTAGCCGATTACCGTCTCCGTAAACGTAAGGAATTCGAGTCATTAATAAGTAGAGTACGTTGGAATAAGAGTGTTTGGGTTAAATATGCTAAATGGGAGGAATCACAAAAGGATTTTAAACGTGCACGTTCGGTATGGGAACGTGCACTTGAAGTTGATTATCGTGATCATACCATGTGGTTGAAATATGCGGATGTGGAGATGAAGAATAAGTTTGTTAATCATGCGAGAAATGTGTGGGATAGAGCGGTTACCCTCTTGCCTAGGGTTGATCAGTTGTGGTATAAGTATATACATATGGAGGAGATGTTAGGGAATGTGGCGGGAGCGAGGCAGATTTTCGAGAGGTGGATGAATTGGATGCCGGATCAGCAAGGATGGTTGAGTTATATTAAGTTTGAGTTGAGGTATAATGAGGTGGAGAGAGCgagagagatttttgagagaTTTGTTCAGTGTCATCCGAAAGTTAGTGCTTGGATTAGGTTTGCGAAATTTGAGATGAAGAATGGGGAGATAGAGAGAGCGAGGAATTGTTATGAGAGAGCTGTGGATAAGTTGGCGGAGGATGAGGAAGCAGAGCAGTTGTTTGTGGCGTTTGCAGAGTTCGAGGAGAAGTGTAAGGAGACGGAGAGGGCGAGGTGTATATATAAATTTGCACTTGATCATATACTGAAAGGAAGAGCGGAGGATTTGTATAGGAAGTTTGTGGCATTTGAAAAACAGTATGGCGATAGGGAAGGTATTGAGGATGCTATAGTTGGGAAAAGGAGGTTTCAGTATGAGGATGAAGTAAGGAAGAACCCAAGGAATTATGATACGTGGTTTGATTATATTCGGTTGGAAGAGAGTGTTGGAAATAAAGAGAGGATTAGAGAGGTTTATGAGAGAGCCATTGCTAATGTTCCTCCTGCTGAAGAGAAGCGGTATTGGCAACGATACATTTACTTATGGTAAATTTGACAACTTCTACTTTGAATGTGATATTTGAAtgttatttgaattttgattatgtGTATTGGCTGACTTTACTCTTTTTAGGATTAATTATGCATTATATGAAGAGCTTGATGCACAAGACATGGAAAGGACCAGAGATGTCTACAGGTAAGATATCGTTGTCTCAATTGGAATATCACTATGTAGTTCATATGGTTGATGAACCGTGCTATTTATCATGCTTTAAGTTTAATTCTGGTAATGGAAAACGTAGTAGCTCTACGAACAGTGGTTTCCCTTGTATCTAGCACTATTTCCCTTTAATTGCATGGTTTGGGTACTTATCAAAATTATTTGTGTGGTTTAGGTAATTATGAGATGACAGTAGGAATGCTGAATCAAACTATTAAAGCGAGAACTCCACCTTGTAGACATTAACTTATCAGTATTGATTCTGctccatttatttttcttatttcacattgtattttttcatgatttgcCAAGCAATTACCTTTTTCATTTGATTGATTCCTTGAATCAATTAATTTCTGGAGTACGTAGTAAATGGTTATTACTTGTATTAAATGATCGGAACTATCAAAGGAAGCTGCGAAGATTCTGTGAGGAACAGTACAGTTGAGCTTGTGAGACATCTTTTGATGTTTGTATACTGTGCACAGGCTAGCTTTGGTCAGCTCTTTTTGGCAGGTTAGCACAAGCTGCTTAATCTGCTCAAATTTGCACGTGCTGAATTAAGCATATATTTGAGGGCAAATTAGTTTGAGCATATCCCAAGTTAATTTTGTCCATAGGTGCAGTTCAAATTAACCTTTAAATGACCTGTTACCTTCTCCAGAAAAATAACAATTAACCTTTAAAATACTTGcaaaacatgaaaaaaagtttttctttttaatagCTTGCTTTCTTTGATATAATCATTCATAATATACAAAAGAGGAAGCTTTTCTATTAGATTGATATCATAGATAAACAAATTATGAAAGAacaaaaagtatatatataaaaataattttgagcaAGTTGCTATAGCCATTATTTAATTCGAAACAATCCATCTATCTTGATCAAATAGAATTTTAAGCCGATTATAGCTCAACTCACTACTCATCTTTTAATTTAACCTTAATATAGCTCAATTGACACCTgcaaccaaaataaaatatacaaatatattatgtGGAAAACTCTCGCACTAATAGTATGGAAGTTATCTTTATATCATAGTTAATACTTGTATTTTACACTTATCTTTTGTCAAagagattgactttttgttgcttaggaaaggggatagggcgttgtgtaaggactgtaaagtcatcccgagtgagaatctctcgacccaacataggcttttgattatggatttgggtataaagaagaatagaaagaggaggagtaaggagtgtagaccgagaattaagtggggtggcttgacgccagtgaatgcgtgggagataggggagaggttggcgggcaagggggtgtgggagtgtaggggggacgtggatagtatgtgggacagggcggcaaggtgcatcagggagaatgcaagggaggtgttgggtgtttctaggggccgggccggtcaccatcggggggattggtggtggaatgaagaggtggagaagaaagtggagaccaagaaagaggcgtatgctaagttggtggaaagtaaggacgaagaagagaagcgggtaaacaggaaagagtacaagctagcgaggaaggaggcgaagtcagcggtcacggcagctaagacggccgcttttgagagcttgtatgcagggttacaggggaaaggaggggagaaaaagttgtttagactcgctaaggctagggagaggaagggtcgtgacctcgatcaggtgaggtgcattaagggggaggacggtagagtgttggtggaggacggccacataaagaagagatggcagtcgtactttcataggctcttgaatgacgagggggacagagctattgtgttaggggaactggagcactcagaggagtgtcgggattttagctattgtagacgttttaaggtagaagaggttagacaggcagtccgcaggatgcgtaggggtagggcgacggggccggatgagataccggtggagttttggaagttcgttggagaggctggtgtaaggtggttgactggattgtttaatgaaattttcaggacggcaaagatgcccgaggcgtggaggtggagtaccatgatccctctctataagaataagggggacattcagagttgtaataactatagggggattaagttattgagtcactctatgaagatctgggagagagtggtcgaggtgaggctgagacggatagtgtctatctcggaaaaccagttcggatttatgcccggccgctcgacgacggaggcaatccacctggtatggaggttggtggagcagtatagggaaaggaagaaggatctgcacatggtgtttatcgacctggaaaaggcttacgacaaagtccccagggaggtgctttggagatgcttggaggtgaggggagtaccgcaggcatatatcagagtaattaaggatatgtatgagggagcgaaaacccaggtgaggacggcgggaggagactcagagcatttcactgtccggacaggattgcatcagggatctactcttagtccctttttgtttgcgttagtaatggatgtgttgacgcggcgtattcaaggggaggtgccgtggtgtatgctctttgcagacgatgtagttctgatagatgagactcgagggggtgtaaatgacaaattagagatgtggaggcaaactcttgagtctaaagggttcagggtgagcagaagcaagacagagtatgtggaatgtaagtttaatgacgtgaggcgggagaatgaggtagtagtgaagctggaagcacaggaggtatgtaagagggataagttcaagtatctcgggtccgtgatccagagtaacggtgagattgacgaggatgtctcgcaccgtattggggcgggatggatgaagtggaaactcgcgtcgggggtgctgtgtgataagaaggtcccgcccaagcttaaaggcaaattctatagggtggtagtccgtccggccttgctgtatggagcggagtgttggccagttaagaactcccacatccaaaaaaatgaaggtggcagaaatgcggatgttgcgctggatgtgtggactgactcgaggggatagagttcggaatgagactatccgggagaaggttggtgtgacttcagtggagtgtaagatgcgggaagcacgattgagatggttcggacacgtgaagaggaggggcatggatgccccggtccgtaggtgtgagaggctagcgttggatggttttaggcggggtaggggtaggccgaagaagtactggggtgaggtgattaggcgggacatggaacagttacaactcaccgaggacatgaccctagataggaaggtctggaagacgcgaattacggcagaagagtagggccagattgggtcgctagtgtagggaattacttggtgggttttttttttttattttttattcccgttatgattccgtattcagtgttccatgcttattacgaatctgtgtgctttcctctgctttcctctgttttatattccttatgggtgccgtatttatgttatgtcatctgcttctgtgctttactatgtgtgtgtgatatct
Proteins encoded:
- the LOC107850616 gene encoding crooked neck-like protein 1, which produces MASSREADPSLGYLTRKETEVKLPRPTRVKNKTPAPIQITAEQILREARERQEAEIRPPKQKITDPTELADYRLRKRKEFESLISRVRWNKSVWVKYAKWEESQKDFKRARSVWERALEVDYRDHTMWLKYADVEMKNKFVNHARNVWDRAVTLLPRVDQLWYKYIHMEEMLGNVAGARQIFERWMNWMPDQQGWLSYIKFELRYNEVERAREIFERFVQCHPKVSAWIRFAKFEMKNGEIERARNCYERAVDKLAEDEEAEQLFVAFAEFEEKCKETERARCIYKFALDHILKGRAEDLYRKFVAFEKQYGDREGIEDAIVGKRRFQYEDEVRKNPRNYDTWFDYIRLEESVGNKERIREVYERAIANVPPAEEKRYWQRYIYLWINYALYEELDAQDMERTRDVYRECLKLIPHQKFSFAKIWLLAAQFEIRQLRIKEARLLLGEAIGRAPKDKIFKKYIEIELHFGNIDRCRKLYEKYLEWSPENCYAWSKFAELEKSLYETERARAIFELAIDQPSLDMPELLWKAYIDFEISEGEFKRTRALYERLLNRTKHLKVWISFAKFEASAMDSEAEEDIELKKNCLQRARDVFERAISYFRNSAPELKEERAMLLEEWLNMESSFGELGDVNLVRAKLPKKLKKRRQIDMEDGPAMYEEYIDYLFPEETQTTNLKILEAAYKWKKQRVASEED